In Desulfofundulus kuznetsovii DSM 6115, the following are encoded in one genomic region:
- a CDS encoding DUF1640 domain-containing protein translates to MEEVKKEIAATSDEQDYRREGQMFFLGSWVQGEIRDLRNEIRELRKEMAEKETGLRQEINTGISLLRQEIKTVENNLRQEMKTENNNLRHEMKTENNNLRQEIAALRQETKSLENNLRQEIAALHQEMKTENNNLRQETKSLENNLRQEIAALAHGIKSLFWATIGIAVATLAVTISVAIKVWR, encoded by the coding sequence ATGGAAGAAGTAAAAAAAGAGATTGCCGCCACTTCCGATGAGCAGGATTACCGCCGGGAAGGACAGATGTTTTTCCTGGGGAGCTGGGTACAGGGTGAAATACGGGATTTGCGCAATGAAATCCGCGAATTGCGCAAGGAAATGGCGGAAAAAGAAACCGGACTAAGACAGGAGATAAATACCGGAATTAGTTTGCTTCGTCAAGAAATTAAAACCGTAGAAAACAACCTGCGCCAGGAAATGAAAACCGAAAACAACAACCTGCGCCACGAAATGAAAACCGAAAACAATAACCTGCGCCAGGAAATTGCCGCCCTGCGGCAGGAAACCAAATCCCTGGAGAACAACCTGCGCCAGGAAATTGCCGCACTTCACCAGGAAATGAAAACCGAAAACAACAACCTGCGCCAGGAAACCAAATCCCTGGAGAACAACCTGCGCCAGGAAATTGCCGCGCTGGCTCATGGAATCAAAAGTTTATTCTGGGCCACCATCGGCATCGCCGTGGCCACCCTGGCTGTAACCATCAGTGTGGCCATTAAGGTATGGCGGTAA
- a CDS encoding GGDEF domain-containing protein, which produces MSGSGKRRSIIQVFTIWFFALALVPTLLAVYATAKYLTLQTVAWANRYLTQMALYESQIISLSLKHTLGEDGFFFSFQGEGIAASKGGLVKRIDPAQLGPLFPVEPEPAQIFAPRFLFGFGYQPKLRLREMPVIYLEDSNGAVLYLAGKKEKPSSGDRLLLKAFGLKENLEVGAPVPGTNLRVRVWASVGGLVEEPLRQLCVPLGGTLILVILLSTLLYPLAAAQIVYPLKNLAERLSRFDPAKKEDIFAGSKFQTSELTGIASSFNNMALRVRDTLSELEQKVKELEEKNELLHQARRRLEWLASYDPLTGVLNRRSFMERCLYLIKEAGGEFPHVAVLMMDVDNFKTINDCYGHPVGDMVLKKVGELLRHQVRKDDLVGRYGGDEFVLFFLVNQPGEFNVLARRIFTSLSSVLASVPEPELNVSVSMGGAIAGRVLIDDDRDLERLIGFADQLLLEGKRRGKKAVLIRCAENLSFITEGKTNHCGSSRNNM; this is translated from the coding sequence ATGTCAGGGAGTGGGAAAAGGCGCAGTATAATTCAAGTATTTACCATCTGGTTCTTTGCCCTCGCCCTGGTTCCCACCTTACTGGCTGTTTATGCTACGGCCAAGTACCTCACCTTACAAACCGTTGCCTGGGCAAATAGATACCTGACCCAGATGGCTTTATACGAAAGCCAGATTATTTCCCTTTCCCTGAAGCACACTCTGGGAGAAGATGGATTTTTCTTCTCTTTCCAGGGAGAGGGGATTGCAGCCAGTAAAGGCGGGCTGGTAAAAAGAATAGACCCGGCTCAACTCGGGCCTTTGTTTCCGGTGGAACCGGAGCCTGCCCAAATTTTTGCCCCCAGATTTCTTTTTGGATTTGGTTACCAGCCCAAACTGCGGCTCAGGGAAATGCCGGTTATTTACCTGGAAGATAGTAATGGTGCTGTTCTTTATCTGGCCGGGAAAAAAGAAAAACCCTCCTCCGGGGATAGGTTGTTGCTTAAGGCCTTCGGATTAAAAGAAAACCTGGAGGTCGGCGCGCCGGTACCGGGAACCAATCTCAGGGTAAGGGTTTGGGCTTCAGTGGGAGGACTTGTGGAGGAACCTTTGCGGCAATTGTGTGTTCCTCTCGGCGGTACACTTATCCTGGTGATATTGCTGTCAACCCTCCTTTATCCCCTGGCTGCGGCACAAATAGTATATCCCTTGAAAAATCTGGCTGAACGCTTGTCCCGCTTCGATCCGGCAAAAAAAGAGGATATCTTTGCAGGGAGCAAATTTCAGACCAGTGAATTGACCGGGATTGCTTCTTCCTTTAACAATATGGCCTTACGGGTACGGGACACTCTGTCCGAATTGGAGCAGAAAGTAAAAGAACTGGAGGAAAAAAACGAACTCCTCCACCAGGCCCGGCGGCGGCTGGAATGGCTGGCCAGCTATGATCCCCTTACAGGCGTTCTTAACCGCAGGTCTTTTATGGAGCGGTGCTTGTATTTAATTAAGGAAGCGGGGGGAGAGTTTCCCCACGTGGCCGTTTTGATGATGGACGTGGATAATTTTAAAACCATAAATGATTGTTACGGGCATCCGGTGGGCGATATGGTCCTGAAAAAAGTAGGGGAATTGTTGAGACATCAGGTCAGGAAGGATGATCTGGTGGGGCGGTACGGGGGTGATGAATTTGTCCTGTTCTTTCTCGTTAACCAACCGGGAGAATTTAATGTCCTTGCCCGGCGCATTTTTACCTCTCTTTCCTCTGTGCTGGCTTCCGTGCCGGAACCGGAACTGAATGTCTCCGTCAGCATGGGTGGAGCAATTGCCGGACGTGTTTTAATTGATGACGACCGCGACCTGGAACGGCTCATCGGCTTCGCTGACCAGCTTCTTTTAGAGGGCAAGCGCCGGGGCAAGAAGGCGGTACTGATCCGGTGTGCGGAAAATTTGTCTTTCATAACTGAAGGAAAAACGAACCACTGTGGTTCCAGCCGGAATAACATGTGA
- a CDS encoding metal ABC transporter permease has product MDLSILSYQFMQNAILAGLLGGVACSLIGVFVVTMNLSFIGVAISHAAFAGALCGAWLGFNPLAGAFLFSLVAAVVIGPLADRGEFNPDTPIGIIFSVTMGMAFLFMGLLPGPKTQALELLWGSILTVNDRDLLLLAVVAAVVVSLVVLFFKEIQAVIFHREVALAVGIPASLIFYGLLFLTGSVITASLRSIGGLLIFNLILNPAAAAYQLTYNLRLMFILSSLFGVLSTWTGLFLSAMFDLPSGATIVIVSAVIFVITASFSPKRKVKKWEEEVSTGPGKALFK; this is encoded by the coding sequence TTGGATCTTTCTATTCTGAGTTATCAGTTCATGCAAAATGCCATTCTGGCCGGTCTGCTTGGGGGCGTGGCCTGTTCTCTCATCGGGGTTTTCGTTGTCACGATGAACCTTTCTTTTATCGGGGTGGCCATTTCCCACGCCGCTTTTGCCGGGGCGCTCTGCGGGGCCTGGCTGGGTTTTAATCCGCTGGCCGGGGCTTTCCTGTTCAGTCTGGTGGCAGCAGTGGTAATCGGGCCGCTGGCCGACCGGGGAGAGTTTAACCCCGATACACCCATTGGTATTATTTTTTCCGTTACGATGGGGATGGCTTTCCTGTTTATGGGCCTTTTGCCCGGCCCGAAAACCCAGGCCCTGGAGCTTTTGTGGGGAAGCATCCTTACAGTGAACGACCGCGACCTGCTTTTGCTGGCTGTTGTAGCGGCGGTCGTAGTGAGCCTGGTGGTGCTCTTTTTTAAAGAAATACAGGCTGTGATTTTTCACCGGGAAGTTGCCCTGGCCGTAGGCATTCCGGCCAGCCTGATTTTTTACGGCCTGCTCTTTTTAACCGGTTCGGTAATTACTGCTTCTTTACGCAGCATCGGCGGCCTGCTTATTTTTAACCTGATCTTAAACCCTGCGGCTGCAGCCTACCAGCTGACTTATAACCTGCGGTTGATGTTTATTTTATCTTCGTTGTTTGGTGTTCTTTCCACCTGGACGGGCCTTTTTCTTTCCGCCATGTTTGATTTACCCAGTGGAGCCACCATTGTAATTGTCTCCGCGGTTATCTTTGTTATCACGGCTTCCTTTTCTCCCAAGCGCAAAGTAAAAAAGTGGGAGGAAGAGGTATCGACAGGTCCTGGAAAAGCTCTTTTCAAATAG